One genomic region from Rosa rugosa chromosome 1, drRosRugo1.1, whole genome shotgun sequence encodes:
- the LOC133719795 gene encoding uncharacterized protein LOC133719795 isoform X1: MERFESGNIIQEAPCYVTQDLYQFGVNSSAILEPLNQLLSPEVINLFCSLFTDFMQKSVRIIAVPLFLGLLFIVVSIFYSYSDFGNSVLSDSLIFCNSAFWTTSTANHH, translated from the exons ATGGAGCGGTTTGAGAGTGGGAATATTATCCAGGAGGCTCCCTGTTATGTTACTCAGGATCTCTACCAATTTGGAGTTAATTCTTCAG CTATACTTGAACCATTGAATCAACTTTTGTCACCAGAGGTGATCAACTTG TTTTGTTCGCTTTTTACAGATTTTATGCAAAAAAGTGTACGTATCATTGCAGTGCCACTGTTCCTTGGTCTGCTGTTTATCGTTGTCTCCATCTTTTATTCTTATTCAG ATTTTGGGAACAGTGTGCTGTCGGATAGTTTAATTTTCTGCAATTCAG CTTTTTGGACAACCTCCACAGCTAATCATCACTAG
- the LOC133719795 gene encoding uncharacterized protein LOC133719795 isoform X3 yields the protein MERFESGNIIQEAPCYVTQDLYQFGVNSSAILEPLNQLLSPEVINLFCSLFTDFMQKSVRIIAVPLFLGLLFIVVSIFYSYSDFGNSVLSDSLIFCNSAAFWTTSTANHH from the exons ATGGAGCGGTTTGAGAGTGGGAATATTATCCAGGAGGCTCCCTGTTATGTTACTCAGGATCTCTACCAATTTGGAGTTAATTCTTCAG CTATACTTGAACCATTGAATCAACTTTTGTCACCAGAGGTGATCAACTTG TTTTGTTCGCTTTTTACAGATTTTATGCAAAAAAGTGTACGTATCATTGCAGTGCCACTGTTCCTTGGTCTGCTGTTTATCGTTGTCTCCATCTTTTATTCTTATTCAG ATTTTGGGAACAGTGTGCTGTCGGATAGTTTAATTTTCTGCAATTCAG CAGCTTTTTGGACAACCTCCACAGCTAATCATCACTAG
- the LOC133719795 gene encoding uncharacterized protein LOC133719795 isoform X2: MERFESGNIIQEAPCYVTQDLYQFGVNSSAILEPLNQLLSPEVINLFCSLFTDFMQKSVRIIAVPLFLGLLFIVVSIFYSYSDFGNSVLSDSLIFCNSGSSFLDNLHS; encoded by the exons ATGGAGCGGTTTGAGAGTGGGAATATTATCCAGGAGGCTCCCTGTTATGTTACTCAGGATCTCTACCAATTTGGAGTTAATTCTTCAG CTATACTTGAACCATTGAATCAACTTTTGTCACCAGAGGTGATCAACTTG TTTTGTTCGCTTTTTACAGATTTTATGCAAAAAAGTGTACGTATCATTGCAGTGCCACTGTTCCTTGGTCTGCTGTTTATCGTTGTCTCCATCTTTTATTCTTATTCAG ATTTTGGGAACAGTGTGCTGTCGGATAGTTTAATTTTCTGCAATTCAG GAAGCAGCTTTTTGGACAACCTCCACAGCTAA
- the LOC133719816 gene encoding uncharacterized protein LOC133719816, with amino-acid sequence MMHLVKPLRPHLRHLRLAHFKAPKPPESPPKPPNPPQKPETFTLHDHTWQDPYSWMSKLNDKVAMRHMDMYMEQEDKYTEAVMYGTDRLQSKLQSEMASRLSFDLSTPPLKFGPWLYYRRVEDGKQFPVLCRRLASLHDEFISLKSPSAGFDFTSGKRIEQKLIDYNQEAQRFGGYAYEELSEVSPDHRFIAYTMYDKDKDLFRLSVRNLNSGALCSKPQAERVSNLAWAKDGQALLYVVTDQNKRPYRIYCSMIGSTDEDVLVFEESDNNVFVHIRHTKDFWFVTVNTFSTASSKVFLINAADPLSGLNLVWQCEGIAHCVLEHHQGYLFLFTDAAKGGQSVDNHYLLRSPVDSSSSPRIWEDVFVSDPDWVVEDVDFSHTHLLLNIREGRNFRLCSVALPLPAGKGPVHLKELHPQFLPLPKYVSQISPGPNYDYHSSKMRFTISSPVMPDAVVDYDLSNGNWKIIQQQNILHERTKVLYGTASSASISEKTLNTDNLNSANEVSPDDQQLWNDLSEFYTCEQHNVSSYDGVLVPLTVVYSRKNKKEDQNPGLLHVHGAYGELLDKRWRSELKSLLDRGWMVAYADVRGGGGGGKKWHHDGRCTKKINSIKDFIACANFLVDKEIVHEKKLAASGYSAGGLVVASAINQCPHLFTAAVLKVPFLDATSTLLYPIIPLTAVDYEEFGYPGDINDFHAIRDYSPYDNIQKDVLYPAVLISSSFNTRFGVWEAAKWVARVRELTVYDPKRPILLNLTTDIVEENRYLQCKESALETTFLIKAMES; translated from the exons ATGATGCACCTCGTAAAACCCCTCCGCCCCCATCTCCGCCATCTACGGTTGGCCCACTTCAAGGCCCCAAAGCCGCCGGAATCCCCTCCGAAGCCGCCAAACCCTCCCCAGAAGCCCGAAACCTTCACCCTCCACGACCACACGTGGCAGGACCCCTACAGCTGGATGTCCAAGCTCAACGACAAGGTCGCCATGCGACACATGGACATGTACATGGAACAGGAAGACAAGTACACCGAAGCTGTCATGTACGGCACCGACCGCCTCCAGAGCAAGCTCCAGTCCGAGATGGCCTCCCGCTTATCCTTCGACCTCTCCACTCCTCCCCTCAAATTCGGACCATG GTTGTACTACCGGCGCGTGGAGGATGGTAAGCAGTTTCCGGTGCTGTGTCGTCGACTCGCGAGTTTACACGACGAGTTCATTTCTCTTAAGTCGCCTTCTGCTGGGTTTGATTTTACTTCCGGGAAGAGAATTGAGCAGAAGCTGATTGATTACAATCAAGAAGCTCAGAGATTTGGAG GTTATGCATATGAGGAATTATCGGAAGTTTCGCCGGATCATCGGTTTATTGCTTATACAATGTATGATAAAGACAAGGACTTGTTTAGGTTGTCTGTTAGGAACTTGAATTCTGGTGCATTGTGTAGTAAGCCTCAAGCGGAGCGTGTTTCGAATTTGGCTTGGGCCAAAGACGGGCAGGCGTTGCTTTATGTTGTTACTGATCAGAACAAGCGGCCGTATAG GATATATTGTAGCATGATTGGATCGACTGATGAGGAcgttttggtttttgaagaatCGGATAATAATGTGTTTGTCCACATTAGACACACGAAGGATTTCTGGTTTGTGACTGTAAATACCTTCTCTACCGCGTCTTCCAAG GTCTTTTTGATAAATGCAGCTGATCCATTGTCGGGGCTGAACTTAGTTTGGCAGTGTGAAGGTATAGCGCATTGCGTACTTGAGCATCACCAAGGATATCTTTTTCTGTTTACAGATGCTGCCAAAGGAGGGCAGTCAGTTGATAACCATTATCTCCTCCGTAGTCCTGTGGATTCTTCGAGCAGTCCAAGAATATGGGAG GATGTATTCGTCAGTGACCCAGACTGGGTTGTTGAGGATGTGGATTTCAGTCATACACACTTGCTACTTAATATAAGGGAAGGGCGAAACTTTAGACTTTGTTCTGTTGCTTTACCTTTGCCTGCTGGGAAG GGACCAGTTCATCTAAAAGAGCTTCACCCACAATTCTTGCCTCTTCCAAAATATGTTTCTCAAATTTCACCTGGACCAAATTATGACTACCATTCATCAAAGATGCGCTTTACAATATCGTCACCTGTG ATGCCAGATGCTGTTGTTGATTATGACCTGTCAAATGGAAACTGGAAGATCATTCAACAGCAGAATATTCTTCATGAAAGAACAAAGGTTTTGTATGGAACAGCTTCTTCAGCAAGCATCAGCGAGAAAACCTTAAATACAGATAATTTGAATTCTGCAAATGAAGTCAGCCCTGATGATCAGCAGTTGTGGAATGATCTTTCTGAGTTTTATACTTGTGAACAGCATAATGTCTCTTCTTATGATGGAGTCTTGGTTCCATTGACTGTTGTATACTCTcgcaaaaacaagaaagagGATCAGAACCCTGGATTGCTTCATGTGCATGGAGCTTATGGTGAGCTACTCGATAAAAGGTGGCGCAGTGAGTTGAAAAGCCTTCTTGATCGTGGTTGGATGGTTGCCTATGCTGATGTTAG AGGTGGAGGCGGTGGAGGTAAGAAGTGGCATCATGATGGAAGATGTACAAAGAAGATTAATTCCATCAAGGATTTTATAGCCTGTGCCAATTTCCTTGTTGACAAAGAAATTGTCCATGAAAAAAAGCTTGCTGCTTCAGGTTATAGTGCTGGAGGACTTGTAGTTGCTTCAGCCATCAATCAATGCCCACATTTGTTTACTGCTGCAGTTTTGAAG GTTCCATTTTTAGATGCAACGAGCACTCTTCTCTATCCCATTATACCGCTCACAGCTGTTGACTATGAAGAGTTTGGATACCCTGGGGACATTAATGATTTTCATGCTATACGTGACTATTCTCCATATGACAATATTCAGAAGGATGTTCTCTATCCAGCTGTATTGATATCCTCATCTTTCAATACACG TTTTGGAGTGTGGGAAGCTGCAAAATGGGTTGCACGAGTTCGTGAACTTACAGTTTACGACCCAAAGCGTCCAATACTGCTTAATTTGACAACAGACATAGTAGAGGAAAACAGGTACCTCCAGTGCAAGGAATCGGCACTAGAGACTACATTTCTTATAAAGGCAATGGAATCGTAG